One region of Culex pipiens pallens isolate TS chromosome 2, TS_CPP_V2, whole genome shotgun sequence genomic DNA includes:
- the LOC120424476 gene encoding ornithine aminotransferase, mitochondrial-like: MIKNSTEVVQLLRQINKRQLANLTGQTMCRSANFTRNRLASTMAGGQNAKMSTAAKPEYAVDQIALKSSQGAPTQAVFDREDKFGAHNYKPIPVALARGEGVFMWDVEGKRYYDFLSAYSAVSQGHCHPRIVQALTDQAKTLALTSRAFYSNVLGEYEEFVTKLFGYDKVLPMNTGNEGGETACKIARQWGYKVKKIPENQAKIIFAEGNYWGGTLAAISISSEPSAFKGFGPYMRGFDAIPYNDTAALEKALQDPNVCAFFVEPIQGEAGVVVPDEGYLTKVRELCTKYNVLFIADEVQTGLARTGKMLCIDHEGVRPDMVILGKALSGGFYPVSAILANDPVMLCLERGTHGSTYGGNPLGCKVAMTALQVLIDEKLAENADRMGKKLRASLADLPKDVVSVVRGKGLLNAIVINPKYDAWEVCLRLRNNGLLAKSTHGDIIRFAPPLTITEEQMDECLRIIKGTIMSFAQGL, from the exons ATGATCAAGAATAGCACCGAAGTGGTCCAGCTGCTGAGGCAGATCAACAAACGCCAGCTGGCGAACCTCACCGGCCAGACGATGTGCCGGTCCGCAAACTTTACCCGGAACCGGTTGGCCTCGACGATGGCCGGTGGACAAaatg CCAAGATGTCGACCGCCGCCAAGCCGGAATACGCGGTGGACCAGATCGCGCTCAAGAGCAGTCAGGGTGCACCGACGCAGGCCGTGTTCGATCGGGAGGACAAGTTCGGAGCGCACAACTACAAGCCGATTCCGGTGGCGTTGGCACGTGGCGAGGGAGTGTTCATGTGGGATGTCGAGGGCAAGCGGTACTACGACTTCCTGAGTGCGTACTCGGCGGTTAGTCAGGGTCATTGCCATCCGAGGATCGTCCAGGCGCTGACCGATCAGGCCAAGACACTGGCGCTGACCTCGAGGGCGTTCTACTCGAATGTGCTGGGCGAGTACGAGGAGTTCGTGACGAAGCTGTTCGGATATGACAAGGTCCTGCCCATGAACACCGGGAACGAGGGCGGCGAGACGGCCTGTAAGATTGCTCGCCAGTGGGGCTACAAGGTGAAGAAGATTCCGGAGAACCAAGCCAAGATCATCTTCGCCGAGGGTAATTACTGGGGTGGCACCCTGGCAGCCATTTCGATCTCGAGCGAACCGAGTGCATTCAAGGGATTCGGGCCGTACATGCGTGGATTCGATGCGATTCCGTACAACGATACCGCCGCGCTGGAGAAGGCCCTCCAGGATCCGAACGTGTGCGCTTTCTTCGTGGAACCGATCCAGGGTGAAGCCGGAGTGGTCGTCCCGGACGAGGGATACCTGACCAAGGTCCGCGAGCTGTGCACCAAGTACAATGTCCTGTTCATCGCCGACGAAGTCCAGACCGGACTCGCTCGAACCGGTAAAATGCTGTGCATCGACCACGAAGGCGTCCGACCCGACATGGTCATCCTCGGAAAAGCCCTCTCCGGTGGATTCTACCCCGTCTCAGCCATTCTCGCGAACGACCCCGTCATGTTGTGCCTCGAACGCGGCACGCACGGATCAACCTACGGCGGAAACCCGCTCGGCTGCAAGGTCGCCATGACCGCGCTCCAAGTCCTAATCGACGAAAAGCTCGCCGAAAACGCAGACCGCATGGGCAAGAAGCTGCGCGCATCGCTGGCCGATCTGCCCAAGGACGTCGTGTCGGTTGTTCGCGGCAAAGGTCTCCTCAACGCGATCGTGATCAATCCCAAGTATGACGCGTGGGAAGTGTGTCTCCGGTTAAGGAACAACGGACTGCTGGCCAAGTCGACCCACGGAGATATTATCCGGTTTGCGCCGCCGCTCACGATCACCGAGGAGCAGATGGACGAGTGTCTGCGGATCATCAAGGGAACGATCATGTCGTTTGCGCAGGGATTGTAA